Proteins co-encoded in one Lineus longissimus chromosome 11, tnLinLong1.2, whole genome shotgun sequence genomic window:
- the LOC135496297 gene encoding nibrin-like isoform X2, producing the protein MQSSQLPIQTTMFLKYEPFIVTTSCLTPALKKSVKSVLHQLGGHVVQEWTKDCSMVVMSNLSVTIKVMCALISCANVVTPEYLARYLEATKNGEAKPDPSDFLPPLAESQITQDEVSFSADPSRQNLFQGKMFIFLTSKQFKKLNLSIELGGGVPFLMEEGTDDNDDSVLIAPGTCVMECSPSENSQQLSQNAQEWISHVLDYLQKNKKRPIPEAELGFAALYSSTEKYCNPDCVIGGPHLGAIPGQTLSQQVDPDISQSMAYRSQQSQDIDSKHQARPSRDVKPSASVKPELIRVKEEPVSQIFAAEESIHEREIATASKRKRGRDDEEEAQEPNRKQVKVERRSRSKSTSPGPTTKRELRSTSPAKRNIDDNDNKIDFDSVPPRRGRKESQRKRSPGPTNALGDNEANEFSAFTGQERNSRQRSPVFEAAGEFGVSQRLGGQTKGEGSPEPEHGDNEFDSVPARSRPGRNARKKSPAPVDMDKGNEFDSVPARSGQGRNLRKRSPTPVGNDETSELDSVPARTGVQRGRKRDKLPTAGDLFSGAKTSDVVLASDSDDGTGMAFDSVPPRKARQQKRKTPSRSPSPGEGHNVSDFDQLPARKGGRSKHPVTEKPDGNGVDQNREKSFKREVTNAAYISETVTEDTDFDDLKHVAADFDLGKGPGVAVIAESDNIDAAPPRKSHASVKQEPAVSPPAPVPEGGVRMKQDIKPSTSRKVSPRRSNLNTAPEEGFLTTTRPNENFIKTEENQFDPDVPAACAKINYTSLVVRRQKPTKSGSTMPPAWKGMPVKNFKRFKKVLHKGSDDLPRVIGGRDLVPHASLAKRQVMEKFAADLQMTQHEEEEDDCQDLFNAVSVPERRGRGRKR; encoded by the exons CTTAAAATATGAGCCGTTCATTGTGACAACATCGTGCCTAACTCCAGCCCTAAAGAAGTCGGTGAAGAGCGTCCTCCACCAGCTGGGTGGGCACGTGGTACAGGAATGGACGAAAGACTGCAGTATGGTCGTCATGAGTAACCTAAGCGTCACAATAAAG GTAATGTGTGCTCTGATATCCTGTGCCAATGTTGTGACGCCAGAATACCTCGCAAGGTACCTTGAAGCAACCAAGAACGGAGAAGCAAAGCCAGACCCATCAGA TTTCTTGCCTCCACTGGCCGAGTCGCAGATCACCCAAGATGAAGTATCATTCAGTGCTGATCCAAGCCGTCAAAATCTCTTCCAGGGGAAGATGTTTATCTTTCTAACATCAAAGCAG TTCAAGAAGCTCAACCTTTCCATTGAGCTCGGCGGAGGTGTGCCATTCCTCATGGAGGAGGGGACGGATGATAATGACGACAGTGTCCTGATCGCACCTGGTACATGTGTCATGGAGTGTAGTCCATCAGAGAACTCCCAGCAACTCTCACAAAATGCGCAGGAGTGGATCTCACATGTGTTGGACTACCTGCAAAA GAACAAAAAGAGACCAATTCCCGAGGCTGAGTTGGGTTTTGCGGCACTTTACAGCTCCACTGAAAAGTACTGCAACCCCGATTGTGTTATTG GTGGTCCACATCTTGGTGCTATTCCTGGGCAGACCCTATCACAACAGGTGGACCCAGATATCTCACAGTCTATGGCATACAGATCCCAGCAgtctcaagatattgatag CAAACACCAAGCTAGACCGAGCAGGGACGTCAAACCATCTGCGAGTGTCAAACCGGAGTTGATCCGGGTGAAGGAGGAACCCGTTAGCCAAATATTTGCAGCTGAAGAGTCTATTCATGAGAGGGAAATAGCAACAGCCAGCAAGAGAAAAAG GGGgcgtgatgatgaagaagaggcACAAGAGCCAAACAGGAAGCAGGTCAAAGTTGAACGAAGATCGAGAAGCAAATCCACATCCCCTGGGCCGACAACCAAGAGAGAATTGAGAAGTACGAGCCCAGCAAAGAGGAATatcgatgacaatgacaacaaAATAGATTTTGATAGTGTACCTCCGAGGCGTGGTCGAAAGGAAAGTCAGCGGAAACGATCACCTGGTCCAACTAATGCCCTTGGGGATAATGAGGCGAATGAGTTCTCTGCTTTTACTGGCCAAGAGAGAAACTCCAGACAAAGGTCACCAGTTTTTGAAGCTGCTGGTGAGTTTGGTGTTTCCCAAAGACTAGGGGGTCAGACAAAAGGTGAAGGATCACCTGAACCAGAACACGGTGATAATGAGTTTGATAGTGTTCCTGCTAGGAGTCGACCTGGAAGGAATGCAAGGAAGAAATCACCTGCTCCTGTTGATATGGACAAAGGGAATGAGTTTGACAGTGTTCCTGCAAGAAGTGGACAAGGGCGAAATTTGCGGAAAAGATCTCCCACTCCTGTTGGTAATGATGAAACAAGTGAGCTTGATAGTGTTCCAGCGAGAACTGGAGTCCAGCGTGGTCGCAAGAGAGACAAGTTGCCCACAGCTGGTGATCTTTTTAGTGGGGCTAAAACTAGTGATGTTGTCCTTGCATCTGATAGTGACGATGGGACGGGTATGGCATTTGATTCTGTTCCACCAAGAAAGGCCAGGCAGCAGAAGAGGAAGACACCTTCTAGGTCACCTTCTCCTGGGGAAGGTCATAATGTTAGTGACTTTGATCAGCTTCCAGCACGTAAAGGTGGACGCTCTAAACATCCCGTGACTGAAAAACCTGATGGAAATGGGGTAGATCAAAATCgagaaaaaagttttaaaagagAAGTTACTAATGCTGCCTATATTTCTGAAACTGTTACTGAAGACACAGACTTTGATGATCTGAAACATGTTGCTGCAGATTTTGATTTGGGAAAGGGACCTGGCGTCGCGGTCATTGCAGAGTCGGATAATATAGATGCTGCTCCACCACGAAAATCTCATGCAAGTGTGAAACAGGAGCCTGCTGTGAGTCCCCCAGCACCTGTCCCTGAAGGTGGAGTTAGGATGAAACAGGACATCAAGCCTTCAACAAGTAGAAAGGTGTCCCCACGGAGATCAAATCTAAATACTGCACCAGAGGAAGGGTTTTTGACGACAACTAGACCGAATGAG AACTTCATCAAAACTGAAGAAAACCAGTTCGATCCAGATGTTCCAGCTGCCTGTGCCAAGATTAACTACACATCATTGGTCGTACGCAGACAGAAACCAACCAAATCTGGGTCAACTATGCCCCCAGCTTGGAAGGGAATGCCGGTGAAGAACTTCAAAAGATTCAAAAAG GTGCTGCATAAAGGTAGCGATGACCTACCCAGGGTTATTGGTGGCCGCGACCTTGTCCCGCATGCTAGCTTAGCCAAGCGACAAGTGATGGAGAAGTTTGCGGCGGACCTTCAGATGACCCAGCATGAAGAAGAGGAGGATGACTGTCAAGACTTGTTTAATGCCGTCAG TGTTCCTGAGAGGCGTGGACGAGGGAGGAAGAGGTAG